The Rhodoligotrophos appendicifer sequence AATGGCAACACCGCTTGGTTTTCGCGATTGCGCCCCTGCTTGGCGGAGCCACCGGCGGAGTCACCCTCGACGATGAAGAGCTCTGATTTCGCCGGATCTCGTTCCTGGCAGTCCGCCAGCTTGCCGGGCAGGTTGGAAATGTCCATCACGCCTTTGCGCCGGGTCAACTCGCGTGCCTTTCGGGCCGCCTCCCGCGCCGCCGCCGCTTCCACGACTTTGCCTACGATCTGCTTGGCCTCGGCCGGATGCTCTTCGAACCATGTGCCGAGCTGCTCGCTGATCACCCCTTCGACCACCGGCCGGACCTCCGAGGACACCAGCTTGTCCTTGGTCTGCGAGGAGAACTTTGGATCCGGCACCTTTACCGACAGCACGCAGGTCAGGCCTTCCCGGGCATCGTCTCCCGTGATGGCGACCTTCTCGCGCTTGGCGATGCCCGACGACGCCGCGTAACCGTTGATCACCCGTGTCAGCGCCCCACGGAAGCCTGCAAGATGGGTCCCCCCGTCCCGCTGCGGGATGTTGTTGGTGAAGCACAGGGTGTTTTCGTGATAGCTGTCGTTCCACCACAGGGCGCACTCGACCACCACATTGTCTTTTTCCGAATGGACCAGGAGAGGCTCCGCGAGCAGCGGTTGTTTGGCGCGGTCCAGGTAGCGTACGAAGGCCCGGAGACCCCCGTCATAATTCATGTCCTGCACCTTCGGCTCGACGCCGCGCCGGTCGGTCAGGGTGATCCGCACCCCTGAATTCAGGAAGGCGAGTTCGCGGAGCCGGTGCTCCAGTGTCCCATAGTCGAAATTGACCATGGTGAACGTGTCCGTGCTGGGCAGAAACGCCACCTGGGTCCCGGTCCGGTCCGAGGGTCCAACCACCGCCAGCGGGCTTTGCGCCACGCCATGGGCGAAAGTCATCGAATGTTCGAAGCCGCCGCGCCAGATCGTCAGCTTCAGCCACTGCGACAGCGCGTTCACCACAGAGACGCCCACTCCGTGCAGGCCACCTGACACCTTGTAGGAATTCTGGTCGAATTTCCCCCCGGCATGCAGCTGGGTCATGATCACCTCGGCGGCCGAGATACCCTCCTCGGAGTGGATGGCCGTCGGGATCCCACGCCCATTGTCCGAGACGGTCACCGATCCCTCGGGGTTCAGCGTCACCGCCACATGGTCGCAATACCCTGCCAGCGCCTCGTCGATGGCGTTGTCGACGACCTCATAGACCATGTGATGCAGGCCCGAGCCGTCGTCCGTGTCGCCGATATACATGCCCGGCCGCTTTCGGACCGCATCGAGCCCACGGAGAACCTTGATGGATTCTGCGCCGTAATCGTCAGCCGAGCCATTGGATGCGTTCGTCATGTCAATTCACCAATCCTGAACAATTAATCGACCAGCTCGAGCAGCGCACCTTCGCGAACTTCGAAGAACTGCGCCGACCCACGCAGCGGCTCGAAAAGCGCTGCGTCGGTTCCGGTCATCCACGCTTGGACCCCAAGCGTGGTAAGGCAATCGAACAAACCCTGCCGACGGGCTTCATCGAGATGCGCCGCGACTTCGTCCAGCAGCAGGATCGGCGCATAGCCGCCGAACCCGGCCGCGATGATCCGCGCATGCGCGAGGACGATACCGATCAACAGCGCCTTCTGTTCTCCCGTCGAGCAGAGCCGGGCATCGACATCCTTGGGACCATGCCGCACCATCAGATCGCTCCGATGAGGTCCGTTCAGCGTCCGCCCTGCCCCCGCATCCACTCTCCGCGAATCGTTTAACAGTCTACGATATCGCTCCTCGACATTCACCGCTGGTTCCTCGGTGATCTCGCTCTCCAGGGCCCCATCGATGGCAAATCGCCCCCACGGGAACGCACCCATGCTGGCGCGCCCTGCCGGATCCTGTGCCACGGCGGTGAGTGTATCCACCAGGCTCCTCCGTGACGCTGCGATGGCCACCGCATGTTCGGCCATGGAGGTCTCGATGCTGTCGAGCCAGACGCCGTCGACCTGCCGTTGTTCCAGCAGCCGGTTCCGGTCGCGCATCAGCTTCTCGAAGGCCTGCACGCGGCTCGCATGCTCGGGGTCGATGCCGATGACCAGCCGGTCGAGGAAGCGTCGCCGGTCGGAGGCGGGCCCCATGAACAGCCGGTCCATGGCGGGCGTGATCCACGCCATGCGCACGGCATTTCCCAGCGCCCCGGATCCCCTCTGCTCGCGGCCGTCGATCTTGACCTGGCGGCCTTGCCCGCGCCCCTCGCTGAAGCCGGGTCTCTCGCCCTGCCAGGCCGTTCCGATCCGCAGTTCGGCTTCCGGTCCGTCGAGCCGGGCCGCAATCGCCCACTGACCGCCTTCGCCCCCGTGCCGGGACAGCTCGGGATACGTGGCCGACCGCAGCCCCCGGCCGGGGCAGAGGAGGGAGAGCGCTTCCAGGAGGTTGGTCTTGCCCGCGCCGTTCGGCCCGGTGAGCACCACCAATCCGGCGCCCACATCCAGTCTCAGATGCGCGTAGTTGCGGAAGTCGGTAAGCGTCAGCCTGTTGAGCGCCAGAGCGCGGGGTTTCGACACCGTCAGCGCTCCAATTGAACTCTTAGTATGCGATGGTCTCCATCGGGCAAGCCAGCCGAGCGGCCGCCGAAATATGCCCCCGCCACCCGTCATCTATATGAGGGTTGAACCGCGGTTTTGCAAGCATTTCAGCCGGTTTGGAGCAGCCTCGGGTCTCAGACCCGCATCGGCATCAGCACATAGAGCGCACTGGCATCGTCCGCGTCCCGAATGACGGTCGGCGAACCTGCATCGGCGAGCAGCATCCGCGCATTGTCGCCGCCGAACTGCCCGGCGATATCGAGCAGGTAACGGGCATTGAATCCGATGTCGAGTTCCTCGGAATCATAGTCCGCGGCGACCTCTTCCTCGGCTGATCCGCTTTCGGGATTGTTGACGGTCAGCACCACGCGTCCGCTGCTGATATGCAGCTTCACCGCCCGGCCCTTTTCGCTCGAGATCGTCGACACCCGGTCGACCGCCTGCGCGAAGAGCTTCGTGTCGATCTCGAGAACCTTGTCATTATGCTTTGGAATGACCCGCTCGTAATCGGGAAACGTCCCGTCGATCAGCTTGGAGGTCAGCACGATGCCATCGAAACCGAAGCGGATCTTCGACGCCGACAGGGAGATCTCGACGCTCGCATTCTGGTCGTCGAGCAGCCTGTGCACCTCGAGCACCGTCTTCCGCGGGATGATCACTCCCGGCATGGCGGCCGCGCCGGCAGGCAGGGTCAGCTCGAACTGTGCCAATCGATGGCCGTCGGTCGCAACCGCGCGCAGTTTCGGACCGCCCTCCCCCTCGATGGCATGCAGATAGATGCCGTTGAGATAATAGCGGGTCTCCTCCGTCGAAATGGCGAAGCGGGTCCGCTCGATCATCTTCTTGAGTTCGGCGGCCTGCAGCGTGAAGCTGTTGCTGAAATCGCCGGCGGTCAGATCCGGGAACTCCTCCGGCGGCAGCGCCTGCAGCGCGAAGCGCGAGCGCCCCGCCACCACGGCGATGCGGCCATTGTCCGGCCCCTGCTCGATGACGAGCTGGGAGCCATCCGGCAGTTTGCGCACGATATCGTACAACATATGCGCGGGCGCGGTCGTGGCCCCGGCTTGCGCCACGTCGGCCAAGACGGTCTCCACCACCTCTACATCGAGGTCGGTGGCGCTGAGGCGAACCTCTCCCTCGCTCGCATGGATGAGAACATTCGACAGGATCGGAATGGTGTTCCGACGCTCCACGACGCTCTGCACGTGGTTCAGCGCTTTGAGAAAGGCCGCCCGTTCGATGGTGACCTTCATGGTCGCAACTCCGCTCTTCTAATTCTGCATACTCCGCTTGCCTTCCGCGGCTTTCGCATCCGCCGCAGCGAATCACGATCCGCTGTCGCCAGATTTCCCGATTATTGGAGGACAAGGAGGAGTCTCGGCAATCTGCCCGGTAGACTTTGTACCGGATTTACGGTCGCGGCAAGCCCCGGTGAGTGACTGCGGGATCAATCCGGGGGCTTGGGCGTCGTAACCGTCCTAGGGCTGCTCCAGCAACTTCGTCAGCAGGACCACCTCGCGCTGGAGCTGCTCGTCCTTCTGCAGCAGTTCTTCGACCTTCCGCACCGCATGGAGCACGGTCGAATGGTCCCGCCCCCCGAACCTCCGCCCGATCTCCGGCAGCGATCGTGACGTGAGCCGCTTCGCCAGATACATGCCCACCTGCCGTGGCCGCACGATGGATCGCGCCCGGCGCGGCGAGAGCAGGTCCGACTTCGCCACATTGTAGTGCCGGCCGACGATGCGCATGATGTCGTCGATCTTGATGCGTTGCAGGTCCACAGGTTGCACCAGGTCGCGCAGCGCCGATGCGGCGAGACCGACCGACATCGTCTCCTGGACCACCTGCTGATGCGCGATCACGCGGATGAGTGCACCTTCAAGTTCCCGTCCGCCGCCATTGACCCTGTTGGCGATGAATTCCACCACGTCTTCCGGGACGGCGACGCTGGGATCGCGCTTCACGGCATGCAGAAGGCGCATCGCCAGCATCTGCTTCTTCAGGCCGAGCTCTGGGGGCTGGATATCGACCACGAGCCCTCCCGCCAGCCGCGACCGCATCCGCGCATCGATGCTGTCGAGCTGTGTCGGCGGCACATCGGCGGCCACGATCACCTGGCGTTTCGCATCCACCAGAGAATTGAACGTATGCAGGAATTCCTGCAGCATGGACTTGCCCTGCAGGAACTGGAAGTCATCGATCAGCAGCACGTCGATCGACTGGAAGAAGTCCTTGAACGGGATGACATCGCGGGCGCGCAGGGCCGAGATGAAATGATACATGAACCGTTCGGCGCTGAGGAACTGGACCCGGCGTGACGGCTGTTCGGTCCGGATCCGCCAGGCGATCGCATTCAGGAGATGCGTCTTTCCCAACCCCGAGAGCGAATGGATGTAGAGCGGGTTGAAACTGACTGGCGCATCCGCCGCAGCATCCGCCACGCGCATCGCGGCGGCATGTGCCAAGGCATTCGACCGCCCCATGATGAAGCTTTCGAACGTGAGCGCGGGATCGAGGGGAGTCCCTCTGTCGGTTGGGTCCTTTGCCGGCGGTCTGGCGCGGCTCGCCATCGGGGTCTCCGCCACCCGTGGAGCCTCGCGGACCGGTTCCGGCCGCACCACGTCGACGGCCCCTTCTCGGCGCGCCGGCTTTGCAGCACCCCGGCTGCGCACTTTGATCACCACTTCCTGCACGTCGCTGAATTCGGCGGCCGCGAGCTTGACCAGCTTGTCGAGATAGTGGGACTGGACCCAGTTCTTCAGGAACCGCGTCGGCACCGAGACATGAAGCTGTCCAGGATCCCGGCCCTCCACATCCATTCTCGCGAACCAGCTGGAGAACAGGTCTTCGCCCAACTCGCCTTTCAGTCGATCGGCTATGCGTCTCCAAGCTGTCGCCAACTCGGCAGAATTCTCCCGTTCGAACGCCACTCCCGTGTTCCCCTCATATTCGCCGCCTACCGACGCGACAGACCCCCGTGCTGAGTAAGCCAGGACAGGGCGCACATATTTTTCGGCGTAAATTTCGAAACGCTTCGCAGTCGCCGGTTCGTGAACGCCGCATACGGCCTCTTCACGCCCGCGTCCCGCGACCCGCACCAACCCGATACTCTTCATCTAGACCCCCGTTGCGCCACCGGGTCGTGGCACATCTCACCAATGCAGGCGCGATGGTCTCGGCACCTGCGGCAATAGATGTTGGCTGCGTGCTAAAGCGCCGCGGCGAACCCGCGTGGATCCCTGGCGATCGCCATGTCCATGGCGAGAGGGAATTCTGGTTTCGTGTCGGCTGGCATGAGGGATAGGCTTGGAAGGGGACGCGCCCCGCAGACCGCTGGCCTCCGCCCCATCACAGCTGCATGCCCGAGGACAGACCTTAAATTGACGGCAGAGTTTAAATCGCTCCGCTCCCCCTTGTACCCAATGTCCCGCATCAAACTAACCTTTCGAGATGGCACAAAAATCCTCACTCGAGAACCGCAAGGGCACCCAAGGCACAACAACCAAAACGCGCATTTGATGTGGCGGACAAACGGCTAAAAAGTCTTAAATCTAAGCTGCCGCATGTCCTCCGCCACAGGTTGACACCACTTCCAAAGGAGCCAAGGCCCTGAAATTTGACCGCCCCTCTGAAGCGCCGGCAAACATTACACGGCACCGCCGGTCATGACAACAGGCAAGGGGATATACATCCGTACACGGATTAATATTTGCTGATACTGGCGCGAACCCTCTCACTTGCTGGATCTTAACAAGTTATTGAGTCATCGAATGAATCCGCGGCCGTCTGAACATTTGCGAAAAAGCCGCAGAATTCTGCGTTTTGCTCGTTCTGTGATTTTTGTGCAGCATCGTGACGGGCTCGGCGCGGCAGCCGTCAAACTCGGTCCCGGTAACCATTTGTTCTGACGCGGGAAAACACAATCATTCTGTGTACGGACTATTAGGGTAAAATAAAGGGCGCGCCGGTCACCCAGCGCGCCCATAAATTCATGACAGCTAGATGTCAGGCGGAAAGGGCCTTGACCCTTTTTGTCAGGCGGGAAATCTTCCTGGACGCGGTGTTCCTGTGCAACACGCCCTTCTTGGCCCCGCGCACAATTTCAGGTTGCGCGTTCTTCATGGCCAACTCGGCTGCGGCGGCATCGCCGCTGGCGATGGCTTCCTCGACTTTGACGATGAAAGTCCGAACCCGGCTCCGACGCGAGGTATTGACCTCGGTGCGCCTCTCGGTCTGGCGAATGGCCTTCTTAGCCGAACGGGTGTTGGCCATGGCGACAGCTACCTCTTGATCCTGTAAATGGGTTGGGGAGCGCCAACCCGCAGGCCCGGCGCTCTCCACAGGCGGCGCTTATACCCATTGAGCCGCCCAGCGTCAACTCGCCGGCCGCCAAAATATGCGCGCCGACCTCCATCTTATCGGTTCTTGAAGTTGGGCGACCGCTTTTCGACGAAAGCCGTCATGCCTTCTTTTTGGTCCTCGGACGCGAACATGGATTGGAAAACGCGCCGCTCGAAGCGGACGCCCTCCGTCAGCGTCGTCTCATAGGCCCTGTTCACCGTCTCCTTTGCCAGCATCACGATCGGCAGCGAGAACGAGGCGATCTTCTCCGCCGTCTTCAGGGCTTCGGCCATCAGCTCCCCCGCAGGAACCACCCGGCTGACCAAGCCGGACCGCTCGGCTTCCGCAGCGTCCATCATCCGCCCGGTCAGCACCATCTCCATCGCCTTCGACTTGCCGACGAACCGCGTGAGCCTTTGCGTGCCGCCCGCTCCTGGCATGACCCCGAGAGTGATCTCAGGCTGCCCGAACTTCGCCGTATCCGAAGCGATGATGAAGTCGCACATCATGGCGAGCTCGCAGCCACCGCCCAGCGCGTAGCCGGAAACGGCCGCGATGATCGGCTTTCTCGCCTGCGAGACCCGGTCCCAGGAGGTGAGAAAGTCGCCGAGATAGGCATCCATGTAGGACTTCGACTGCATCTCCTTGATGTCGGCGCCGGCCGCGAACGCCTTCTCGCTGCCGGTCAAGACCACGCAGCCGATCTCCTCGTCGCCATCGAAGCCGCTGAGTGCTGTGAAAACCTCTCCCATCAGGGCTGAGTTCAGTGCGTTCAGCGCCTTGGGCCGGTTGAGCGTGATGACGCCTACGCGGCCGCGGGTTTCGACGATGATGTTGTCATAAGCCATGCGGATGTCCTCGTCCTGGGAAGCGGCGCCACTCTACTGAAGATCCATTCATGCGCAACCCACCGATCGGAAACCGCTTGAACCTCCGGCGGGATGAGCGGGGTGGAACGAAGGAAAGCGCGATATCCCGCCGGCACAGGATTACTACACGGCTCCTAGCGTTGGCAGGTGCCGCAGTAAAAGGTCGACCGCCCGCTTTGGACCACGCGCTCGACGAAGCCCCGGCATCCCTCTCGCCGGCAGGGTTTTCCATCCCGGTCATAGACGTCGAAACTGTGCTGGAAATAGCCGAGCTCGCCGTCTGCCTGGGCAAAATCGCGCAGCGACGAGCCCCCCGCGCTGATCGCTTCCCTGAGTACACTTTTGATGCTGTCGATGAGCAGCCGCGTTCGCGCCGTCGCTTTGCCGTCCTTGGCAATCGTGCCTGCCAGCCTGAGCGGCGAGAGCTTGGCCCTGAACAGCGCCTCGCAGACATAGATGTTCCCCAGTCCGGCGACCAGTCTCTGGTCCAGCAGGGCGGCCTTGAGGGGCGCCTTCTTCCCCTCCAGCTTCCGCGCCAGATAGGCGGCGTCGAACC is a genomic window containing:
- the gyrB gene encoding DNA topoisomerase (ATP-hydrolyzing) subunit B: MTNASNGSADDYGAESIKVLRGLDAVRKRPGMYIGDTDDGSGLHHMVYEVVDNAIDEALAGYCDHVAVTLNPEGSVTVSDNGRGIPTAIHSEEGISAAEVIMTQLHAGGKFDQNSYKVSGGLHGVGVSVVNALSQWLKLTIWRGGFEHSMTFAHGVAQSPLAVVGPSDRTGTQVAFLPSTDTFTMVNFDYGTLEHRLRELAFLNSGVRITLTDRRGVEPKVQDMNYDGGLRAFVRYLDRAKQPLLAEPLLVHSEKDNVVVECALWWNDSYHENTLCFTNNIPQRDGGTHLAGFRGALTRVINGYAASSGIAKREKVAITGDDAREGLTCVLSVKVPDPKFSSQTKDKLVSSEVRPVVEGVISEQLGTWFEEHPAEAKQIVGKVVEAAAAREAARKARELTRRKGVMDISNLPGKLADCQERDPAKSELFIVEGDSAGGSAKQGRNRENQAVLPLRGKILNVERARFDKMLSSEQIGTLITALGTGIGRDDFSVDKLRYHKIIIMTDADVDGAHIRTLLLTFFYRQMPELIERGHLYIAQPPLFKVKRGSSEQYLKDEKALERYLIDGGINDAVLILANGDERGGEDLKQIVTEALEVRSILDSLHTRYPRFVVEQTAIAGALDPETMNDAVLARDAADYVARRLGMFSEETERNWVGEPMPDGGLEFSREIRGVREVHTIDGKLISSSDALRLARKSTHLQEVYGKAARLVRKGEETQVRGPMQLLDAVFAGGRKGISMQRYKGLGEMNPQQLWETTLDTNERTLLKVHIRELDEADDLFAKLMGDLVEPRRDFIRDNALQVANLDV
- the recF gene encoding DNA replication/repair protein RecF (All proteins in this family for which functions are known are DNA-binding proteins that assist the filamentation of RecA onto DNA for the initiation of recombination or recombinational repair.), which codes for MSKPRALALNRLTLTDFRNYAHLRLDVGAGLVVLTGPNGAGKTNLLEALSLLCPGRGLRSATYPELSRHGGEGGQWAIAARLDGPEAELRIGTAWQGERPGFSEGRGQGRQVKIDGREQRGSGALGNAVRMAWITPAMDRLFMGPASDRRRFLDRLVIGIDPEHASRVQAFEKLMRDRNRLLEQRQVDGVWLDSIETSMAEHAVAIAASRRSLVDTLTAVAQDPAGRASMGAFPWGRFAIDGALESEITEEPAVNVEERYRRLLNDSRRVDAGAGRTLNGPHRSDLMVRHGPKDVDARLCSTGEQKALLIGIVLAHARIIAAGFGGYAPILLLDEVAAHLDEARRQGLFDCLTTLGVQAWMTGTDAALFEPLRGSAQFFEVREGALLELVD
- the dnaN gene encoding DNA polymerase III subunit beta, with amino-acid sequence MKVTIERAAFLKALNHVQSVVERRNTIPILSNVLIHASEGEVRLSATDLDVEVVETVLADVAQAGATTAPAHMLYDIVRKLPDGSQLVIEQGPDNGRIAVVAGRSRFALQALPPEEFPDLTAGDFSNSFTLQAAELKKMIERTRFAISTEETRYYLNGIYLHAIEGEGGPKLRAVATDGHRLAQFELTLPAGAAAMPGVIIPRKTVLEVHRLLDDQNASVEISLSASKIRFGFDGIVLTSKLIDGTFPDYERVIPKHNDKVLEIDTKLFAQAVDRVSTISSEKGRAVKLHISSGRVVLTVNNPESGSAEEEVAADYDSEELDIGFNARYLLDIAGQFGGDNARMLLADAGSPTVIRDADDASALYVLMPMRV
- the dnaA gene encoding chromosomal replication initiator protein DnaA, which produces MKSIGLVRVAGRGREEAVCGVHEPATAKRFEIYAEKYVRPVLAYSARGSVASVGGEYEGNTGVAFERENSAELATAWRRIADRLKGELGEDLFSSWFARMDVEGRDPGQLHVSVPTRFLKNWVQSHYLDKLVKLAAAEFSDVQEVVIKVRSRGAAKPARREGAVDVVRPEPVREAPRVAETPMASRARPPAKDPTDRGTPLDPALTFESFIMGRSNALAHAAAMRVADAAADAPVSFNPLYIHSLSGLGKTHLLNAIAWRIRTEQPSRRVQFLSAERFMYHFISALRARDVIPFKDFFQSIDVLLIDDFQFLQGKSMLQEFLHTFNSLVDAKRQVIVAADVPPTQLDSIDARMRSRLAGGLVVDIQPPELGLKKQMLAMRLLHAVKRDPSVAVPEDVVEFIANRVNGGGRELEGALIRVIAHQQVVQETMSVGLAASALRDLVQPVDLQRIKIDDIMRIVGRHYNVAKSDLLSPRRARSIVRPRQVGMYLAKRLTSRSLPEIGRRFGGRDHSTVLHAVRKVEELLQKDEQLQREVVLLTKLLEQP
- the rpsT gene encoding 30S ribosomal protein S20, giving the protein MANTRSAKKAIRQTERRTEVNTSRRSRVRTFIVKVEEAIASGDAAAAELAMKNAQPEIVRGAKKGVLHRNTASRKISRLTKRVKALSA
- a CDS encoding enoyl-CoA hydratase, with amino-acid sequence MAYDNIIVETRGRVGVITLNRPKALNALNSALMGEVFTALSGFDGDEEIGCVVLTGSEKAFAAGADIKEMQSKSYMDAYLGDFLTSWDRVSQARKPIIAAVSGYALGGGCELAMMCDFIIASDTAKFGQPEITLGVMPGAGGTQRLTRFVGKSKAMEMVLTGRMMDAAEAERSGLVSRVVPAGELMAEALKTAEKIASFSLPIVMLAKETVNRAYETTLTEGVRFERRVFQSMFASEDQKEGMTAFVEKRSPNFKNR